In Anopheles gambiae chromosome 2, idAnoGambNW_F1_1, whole genome shotgun sequence, a single window of DNA contains:
- the LOC1273140 gene encoding protein tipE isoform X1 — translation MDEEIVPRTFREKALFYTTAFFILLGTFSLFAFLFLVPFVIEPAFQTIFMQFDESPALCVTAYNEHLYGAKNCSWASCREGCTKDIYECQQIRVNYKTAAQLAAAAAREAAGGDTASSTPAPSTAAGTSASTNPTGDSSISREESSRDNSIASSSNSVAKPGGGGSSSQPISTSDGGGGASRALAGSNSRYGSALNRFERAIRADYDYGDALLEGGNGLGGGYGDSKHGFISSIIDDENAFIEYPEEMTGLMGNNSEWYFTGARLYPNVKGCGYPPILNCTIWTKKYWTIGTNFSCYYSRVDPELVISDLDMWQNTLNLVYAMAIPIPSFIISVIYLAFAYFVIFNEDEEAGLLDKNGEDEAGEDDLEQETDEGNDNKINNENEVEVTANHINEKQQQQSADEENGVHTTTTTTPIQPLPNGTANSINNTNTTATTNTNGSSKPITPNSTSDLNSFGHQLKVKMADEMSRESIDGGLLSNSASYQGNLSKTMTTSISTPPGPIAAV, via the exons ATGGATGAGGAAATCGTCCCGCGCACATTCCGCGAAAAGGCACTGTTCTACACTACCGCCTTCTTTATCCTGCTTGGCACGTTCAGCCTGTTCGCCTTCCTCTTCCTGGTGCCGTTCGTGATCGAGCCCGCGTTCCAGACGATCTTCATGCAGTTCGACGAGTCGCCGGCCCTGTGCGTGACCGCCTACAATGAGCATCTGTACGGGGCGAAGAACTGCTCCTGGGCGTCGTGTCGCGAAGGCTGCACCAAGGACATCTACGAGTGCCAGCAGATACGCGTCAATTACAAGACGGCCGCCCAGCtagcggcggccgccgccagGGAGGCAGCCGGCGGTGACACGGCCAGCTCAACGCCGGCACCATCGACGGCGGCGGGCACGAGCGCTTCAACCAACCCCACGGGTGATAGTAGCATTAGTCGGGAGGAGAGTAGTAGAGATAATAGTATAGCTAGTAGTTCCAATAGCGTAGCCAAgccgggcggcggcggcagcagtagCCAACCGATCAGCACGtccgacggtggtggtggcgcgtCCCGGGCGCTGGCCGGTAGCAACAGCCGGTACGGCAGTGCGCTGAACCGGTTCGAGCGGGCGATCCGGGCCGACTACGATTACGGCGACGCGCTGCTGGAGGGCGGCAACGGGCTGGGCGGCGGGTACGGCGACTCGAAGCACGGCTTCATCAGCTCGATCATCGACGACGAGAACGCGTTCATCGAGTACCCGGAGGAGATGACCGGGCTGATGGGCAACAACTCGGAATGGTACTTTACCGGGGCCCGGCTCTATCCGAACGTGAAGGGCTGCGGCTACCCGCCGATACTGAACTGCACCATCTGGACGAAGAAGTACTGGACGATCGGGACCAACTTCAGCTGCTACTACTCGCGCGTCGATCCCGAGCTGGTGATCAGCGATCTGGACATGTGGCAGAACACGCTCAACCTGGTGTACGCGATGGCGATCCCGATACCGTCGTTCATCATCTCGGTCATCTACCTGGCGTTCGCGTACTTTGTCATCTTcaacgaggacgaggaggcCGGCCTGCTGGACAAGAACGGCGAGGACGAGGCCGGCGAGGACGACCTCGAGCAGGAGACGGACGAGGGCAACGACAACAAGATCAACAACGAGAACGAGGTCGAGGTGACGGCGAACCACATCAacgaaaagcagcagcagcagtcggcgGACGAGGAGAATGGTGTCcacacgaccaccaccaccacaccgatCCAGCCGCTGCCGAACGGTACGGCCAACTCGATCAACAACACCAATACGACGGCGACCACCAACACGAACGGTTCGTCCAAACCGATCACACCGAACTCCACCTCCGACCTGAACTCGTTCGGCCACCAGCTGAAGGTGAAGATGGCGGACGAGATGTCGCGCGAAAGCATCGACGGTGGGCTGCTGTCGAACTCGGCCTCCTACCAAGG AAACTTGAGCAAGACGATGACGACCAGTATCTCGACTCCGCCTGGTCCGATAGCCGCAGTCTGA
- the LOC1273140 gene encoding cilia- and flagella-associated protein 298 isoform X2, with translation MVLLHVKRGDESQFLYETATGIGIEQLTYELVTIYNGRLKVSRVCSEIEELAKHGTMLPPDMLGLTDEQIEELHLVDEWADKCIPSGGWRFNRDPVGRRNGRQPQPKMGDVLAKAIEDAKAMISKKLTTENKPLTQRIVQDALDLLRGAVTIVYPMQLPPHDPIRMEFSNTEDLSGTQASLEVIEPSKVQLWFAGKLMHVDKRLGEIVGANEKTKIIVKLAKLNEGAPGREPVITEDAKRQMMLHAYRRQEELKKLEQDDDDQYLDSAWSDSRSLKRQVHGLEDVKFKFTK, from the exons ATGGTACTTCTTCATGTAAAACGTGGCGATGAAAGCCAATTTTTGTACGAAACAGCCACCGGTATTGGAATTGAGCAACTTACCTACGAACTGGTAACGATCTACAATGGTCGCCTGAAAGTTAGCCGGGTTTGCTCTG AAATTGAAGAGCTTGCGAAGCATGGCACGATGTTACCACCCGATATGCTCGGCCTGACCGATGAGCAGATCGAGGAGTTACATCTAGTCGACGAATGGGCCGACAAGTGTATACCGTCGGGTGGGTGGCGCTTCAACCGTGATCCCGTCGGACGCCGTAATGGCCGACAACCGCAGCCAAAGATGGGAGACGTACTAGCGAAAGCGATCGAAGATGCAAAAGCTATGATATCGAAGAAACTGACCACCGAGAACAAGCCGCTAACGCAGCGTATTGTGCAGGACGCGCTTGACTTGCTGCGGGGAGCCGTTACTATTGTGTATCCGATGCAGCTGCCACCGCACGATCCCATTCGGATGGAGTTTAGCAATACGGAAGATTTAAGCGGCACTCAG GCTTCCCTGGAAGTGATTGAACCATCGAAAGTTCAGCTGTGGTTCGCAGGGAAACTGATGCACGTTGACAAACGGTTGGGCGAAATTGTTGGCGCGAACGAGAAAACTAAGATCATTGTAAAGCTGGCCAAGCTGAACGAAGGTGCACCGGGCCGTGAACCGGTCATTACGGAAGATGCGAAAAGGCAGATGATGCTACACGCCTATCGCCGGCAGGAGGAATTGAAG AAACTTGAGCAAGACGATGACGACCAGTATCTCGACTCCGCCTGGTCCGATAGCCGCAGTCTGAAACGTCAAGTGCATGGTCTGGAGGACGTTAAGTTTAAATTTACGAAGTAA
- the LOC1273143 gene encoding ero1-like protein: MAPWRRLSVGRMTRLHYFQWIVVCFGVLLGLANHSSGYFYTDSSAEVSDERFCFCQLQGTIDDCSCNIDTVDYYNNVKIYPRLQSLLVKDFFRYYKVHLNKECPFWVDDSKCAMRFCHVEHCEEKDIPPGLKGDASSYHKYIKEVQTLTNCNEDLDVELGYLNTSISDKAHKEFQRWADYDEAQDNFCILDDHEPGAQYVDLLLNPERYTGYRGESARRIWSSIYLENCFQAHSVKKKNAYSAMIPYQDMARNEVCLEHRVFYRMISGLHSSINIHLCANYLLSEKGSFGFVAPTGVWGPNMEEFERRFSPHMTDNEGSHWLRNLYFAYLVELRALAKAAPYLRNEEYFTGLEKDDREVKTAVKDLLTVIEGFPAHFNETAMFSGGTSAIKLKHEFREKFMNISKIMDCVGCDKCRLWGKLQVQGMGTALKILFSGKFDDKIDTGLGTRVKQQPPSLRLKRGEIVALFNAFGRLSTSIHELEEFRQRMR, from the exons ATGGCACCTTGGCGAAGGCTTTCCGTTGGCCGGATGACACGGTTACACTACTTCCAGTGGATTGTGGTGTGTTTCGGGGTGTTGCTGGGCCTGGCAAACCATTCGAGCGGATATTTCTATACGGATAGCAGTGCGGAGGTTAGCGATGAACGGTTTTGCTTCTGTCAG CTTCAAGGAACGATCGATGACTGTAGCTGTAATATCGACACGGTGGATTACTACAACAATGTAAAAATCTATCCCCGTCTGCAGAGCTTGCTGGTGAAGGATTTCTTTCGCTACTACAAGGTGCACCTGAACAAAGAGTGCCCGTTCTGGGTCGACGACAGCAAGTGTGCGATGCGGTTCTGCCATGTGGAACACTGCGAGGAGAAAGATATCCCACCGGGGCTGAAGGGCGACGCGTCGTCTTATCATAAG TACATAAAAGAGGTGCAAACGTTAACGAACTGCAACGAAGACTTGGACGTGGAGCTGGGCTACCTTAACACCAGCATCAGCGACAAGGCACACAAAGAGTTCCAGCGATGGGCCGACTATGACGAAGCGCAAGATAATTTCTGCATTCTGGACGATCACGAGCCCGGCGCACAGTACGTCGATCTGCTGCTGAACCCGGAACGCTACACCGGCTACCGGGGCGAATCGGCGCGGCGCATCTGGAGCAGCATCTATTTGGAAAACTGTTTCCA AGCACACTccgtgaagaagaaaaatgcttACTCGGCCATGATTCCCTACCAGGACATGGCACGCAATGAGGTATGCCTGGAGCATCGGGTGTTTTACCGCATGATCTCCGGTCTGCACTCGAGCATCAACATTCATCTGTGTGCCAACTATCTGCTGTCGGAGAAGGGTTCGTTTGGGTTTGTCGCACCGACCGGCGTGTGGGGCCCGAATATGGAGGAGTTCGAGCGTCGCTTCAGCCCTCACATGACCGACAACGAAGGGTCCCACTGGCTGAGGAATCTGTACTTTGCCTACCTGGTGGAACTGCGCGCCCTAGCAAAGGCAGCTCCGTACTTACGAAACGAGGAATATTTCACCGGTCTCGAGAAGGACGACCGGGAGGTGAAAACGGCCGTCAAAGACCTGCTCACCGTGATCGAAGGCTTTCCGGCACATTTCAATGAGACGGCCATGTTTAGCGGTGGCACTTCGGCGATCAAGCTAAAGCACGAGTTTCGGGAAAAGTTTATGAACATCTCGAAGATAATGGACTGCGTCGGGTGCGATAAGTGCCGGCTGTGGGGAAAGCTGCAGGTGCAGGGAATGGGAACGGCGCTGAAAATTCTATTCTCCGGGAAGTTTGACGATAAAATCGATACTGGGTTGGGCACAAGGGTGAAGCAGCAGCCACCGTCGTTGAGGTTAAAGCGCGGTGAAATTGTGGCCCTGTTCAACGCCTTCGGAAG GCTCTCGACAAGCATCCACGAATTGGAAGAGTTTCGGCAGCGAATGCGCTGA
- the LOC1273141 gene encoding uncharacterized protein LOC1273141 yields the protein MGKKKPTPEEDLIIPPQDTRICGIICVCQLTFVLSTVAIVYLTVAIYMPSSRAFKSGIDETPVMCTTTRALNQDACEWGSCGEWCLSKTSGACIQIYVHLRMNGSSLLFTNCTNSANKTCYGIDQENAKKSRCIADECKNLTGTFNCSAGMCINITDAFECVFKNTDPPLKCSGRRGKITCIDITGLFSCNRGTCRKIRTPYNCDRRCVDIPTRNKNMILLSGDKVYLSQCSSAIDMETKQEVWNEAEDKVIMSSCYNIQNTSLGIEAIDCVNGSVLEKTELTDLTNFTYLSYLHYAVSKPIKVIAPQEQDLTLSNESRLMINLEGCVNTLQDECKEFLKEFGKDGTDHNARARFPCYYSKSKMQQVVARFDLETTYRQFVFGFFVPTILFGVSCLTLIFCQRTIVVGDDAKMRFVGCANKNPVVANGGAKNQDKANSGDGGGGGDSVMAL from the coding sequence ATGGGCAAGAAAAAGCCAACCCCCGAGGAGGACCTGATCATACCGCCGCAGGACACGCGCATCTGCGGCATCATCTGCGTCTGCCAGCTGACGTTCGTGCTGAGCACGGTCGCGATCGTCTACCTGACCGTCGCGATCTACATGCCGTCGTCGCGCGCGTTCAAGAGCGGCATCGACGAAACGCCCGTCATGTGCACGACGACGCGCGCCCTCAACCAGGACGCCTGCGAGTGGGGCTCGTGCGGCGAATGGTGCCTCAGCAAAACGTCCGGCGCCTGCATCCAGATCTACGTGCATCTGCGCATGAACGGCAGCAGCCTGCTGTTTACGAACTGTACCAACTCGGCGAACAAAACGTGCTACGGCATCGATCAGGAGAATGCGAAGAAGTCGCGCTGCATCGCGGACGAGTGCAAGAACCTGACCGGCACGTTCAACTGCAGCGCCGGCATGTGCATCAACATTACCGACGCGTTCGAGTGCGTGTTCAAAAACACCGACCCGCCGCTCAAGTGCTCGGGCCGGCGGGGCAAGATCACCTGCATCGACATCACCGGGCTGTTCTCGTGCAACCGGGGAACATGTCGAAAGATAAGAACTCCATATAATTGCGATCGTCGTTGCGTCGACATACCGACCCGAAACAAGAACATGATCTTATTAAGTGGAGATAAAGTTTATCTTTCGCAATGTTCGAGCGCGATCGACATGGAAACGAAGCAGGAGGTGTGGAACGAGGCGGAGGACAAGGTGATCATGTCGTCCTGCTACAATATTCAGAACACCTCGCTCGGCATCGAGGCGATCGATTGCGTCAACGGGTCGGTGCTGGAGAAAACCGAGCTGACCGATCTGACCAACTTCACCTACCTGAGCTACCTGCACTACGCCGTCTCGAAGCCGATCAAGGTGATTGCGCCGCAGGAGCAGGACCTGACGCTGTCGAACGAGAGCCGGCTGATGATCAATCTCGAGGGCTGCGTCAACACGCTGCAGGACGAGTGCAAGGAGTTCCTGAAGGAGTTCGGCAAGGACGGCACCGACCATAATGCGCGGGCCCGCTTCCCGTGCTACTACTCCAAGAGCAAGATGCAGCAGGTCGTGGCCCGGTTCGATCTCGAGACGACCTACCGCCAGTTCGTCTTCGGGTTCTTCGTGCCGACCATCCTGTTTGGCGTCTCCTGCCTGACGCTCATCTTCTGCCAGCGGACGATCGTCGTCGGGGACGACGCGAAGATGCGCTTCGTCGGGTGCGCCAACAAGAACCCGGTGGTGGCGAACGGCGGCGCCAAGAACCAGGACAAGGCCAACTCCGGTGACGGCGGTGGAGGTGGAGACTCCGTTATGGCTCTCTGA
- the LOC5667610 gene encoding uncharacterized protein LOC5667610 — MKRNNSTNQLRQLQQAGNATEEWNRSDDTPSKRTKNQHGLDAGPSYSGGGSSSTSMIAPPRVDNYSAGRAASSGSLQKGEEIAAMLMHTTEKADRCWNFDLDHWLTVYERVRYGDVNFPEAGMLIQCAAQIYGRKVDYLMDIIMHMCDDQKAREKKAQEEKKEKANEEKGAAGEAEVQEEQAAAGGKTGGRKRAGKFNPQSLSDCFGDLEFTCNDGKLAKLESLIRPVATVDVDRRTKVRQMQDLCAELRANPTRQRRQEILNRMRDDACIAPIMSSNGAALKSQILDLESGETIGTRYDYQIHLNYIDGRTGSLIAEHDLKRFFQRCDVMDFLSEQHLSERERCTRLGMPAPTDVLAQRERELKLYMPPEYLSNRYRIKLHDTTDFDNALIQARVTNYDTDPILSLMDHEARAAVQLPAGDGDDVSARPRNVTSSIPNLIAANGSSKQPDSGKSDSQAQDDSGIEHETSATEEEDSDPSFSGVLSSSRANESSVEELESTQEKKDLTLSASDTNTSQNLDSTVKELDSTDKLECTDTKAGPRLSVDEGIGVDRESPPRTGPIRLEDVEVKADSAVTFSRGVVFPRPAVLRPAKLVQNIFGIPDELARKHVQFTLPMEYRKMKLELAKRQEEWRKQMQHTIELHSLKPTAESLARPSTPDLEDFLGFDDDETDQPQQKPNNKRTKSAPACAELSPARQKKPSTPEPDFEGFDEEEILSARKAAEEWFKGMPEKAKLLTSSPNRRAVGSSLPATPTRTLSCDSGISDTVERTNGKDSCTPPVSPRLEPLPEDGGAADSDTEAVPRPTTPDSVTNEEEPFAPGPAVQHEPLQEHTDEANARIQQSMHEAKERFDKVSAWHRKLKPILIESEKRNHFDIHAYGTDIIDTFDPTAPLGVEAITLERVLEHKPPHSTARFFLSMLMLANTNNVQICNKNPDPLRLSAASEIELRLLSRKRHHKELEALGELLPPDGDGHELAASDRNRQKRKNRKRKIVFEEQTGEQEDLPRADTASRLGALDANLDDGSSFLDSVQQLYADMNGEDSQRKRLAFRRGMRSCAYGLDDGSNNAEASKSSPSIPPPVVPLCNSESVSKSPPNPHTNALLADPGGGLEPADDLLTVDLLTNHATLVPARDPDTLCAKSVFSLAESGYESMLSGGDDV; from the exons ATGAAACG AAATAACAGCACCAACCAGCTACGGCAGCTGCAACAGGCCGGGAATGCAACTGAGGAATGGAATAGGAGCGATGATACGCCgagcaaacgaacgaaaaaccAGCACGGGCTAGATGCGGGCCCATCGTACAGTGGTGgtgggagcagcagcaccagcatgaTTGCCCCACCGAGGGTGGATAATTACAGTGCTGGTCGCGCGGCCAGTAGTGGTTCGCTGCAGAAAGGTGAAGAAATTGCAGCAATGCTCATGCACACAACCGAAAAGGCGGACCGTTGCTGGAACTTTGATCTCGACCATTGGCTGACCGTGTACGAGCGGGTACGCTATGGCGATGTAAACTTCCCCGAAGCTGGCATGCTGATCCAGTGTGCCGCCCAAATCTACGGCCGAAAGGTGGACTATCTCATGGACATCATCATGCACATGTGCGACGATCAAAAGGCGCGCGAAAAGAAGGCCCAGgaagagaagaaggaaaaggccAACGAGGAGAAGGGGGCCGCAGGTGAAGCAGAGGTGCAGGAGGAGCAAGCGGCAGCAGGTGGCAAAACCGGCGGTCGGAAGCGGGCCGGAAAGTTCAACCCGCAGTCCCTGTCCGATTGCTTCGGCGATTTGGAGTTTACGTGCAATGACGGCAAGCTGGCCAAGCTGGAATCGCTTATCCGACCGGTCGCGACCGTGGATGTGGACCGGCGGACGAAGGTGCGGCAGATGCAGGACCTCTGTGCGGAGCTGCGGGCGAATCCGACCCGCCAGCGGCGGCAGGAAATTTTGAACCGCATGCGGGACGACGCCTGCATTGCGCCGATCATGTCGAGCAATGGGGCGGCGCTGAAGAGCCAAATTTTGGATCTCGAGTCGGGCGAAACGATCGGCACGCGGTACGACTACCAGATCCACCTGAACTACATCGACGGGCGGACGGGTTCGCTGATTGCCGAGCACGATCTGAAGCGCTTCTTCCAGCGGTGCGACGTGATGGACTTCCTGTCCGAGCAGCACCTGTCGGAGCGGGAGCGCTGCACGCGCCTTGGCATGCCCGCACCGACCGATGTGCTGGCGCAGCGGGAGCGCGAGCTGAAGCTGTACATGCCGCCGGAGTATTTGAGCAACCGGTACCGGATCAAGCTGCACGACACGACGGACTTTGACAACGCGCTCATACAGGCCCGGGTGACCAATTACGACACCGATCCGATCCTTTCGCTGATGGACCATGAGGCACGGGCGGCGGTACAGCTGCCCGCCGGTGATGGTGACGATGTGTCAGCTCGACCACGGAACGTTACCTCCAGCATCCCGAACCTTATCGCAGCAAATGGAAGCAGTAAACAACCGGACAGCGGCAAAAGTGACAGCCAGGCGCAGGACGATTCCGGCATCGAGCACGAAACGAGCGCCACTGAGGAGGAGGACAGTGATCCTTCCTTCAGCGGTGTGCTGTCCTCGTCCCGGGCGAACGAGTCCTCGGTGGAGGAACTGGAAAGTACGCAGGAAAAGAAGGATCTTACGTTAAGCGCGTCGGATACAAATACATCACAGAACCTCGACTCGACCGTAAAAGAGCTCGATTCAACGGACAAATTGGAATGCACCGACACAAAAGCGGGACCACGGCTTAGCGTGGACGAAGGTATCGGTGTGGATCGGGAATCTCCTCCCCGTACGGGGCCCATTCGCCTGGAGGATGTGGAGGTAAAAGCGGACTCAGCGGTCACATTTTCCCGTGGGGTCGTTTTCCCCCGGCCCGCCGTACTGCGTCCGGCAAAGCTGGTGCAGAACATATTCGGCATTCCGGACGAGCTGGCCCGCAAGCATGTACAGTTTACGCTGCCAATGGAGTATCGGAAGATGAAACTGGAG CTTGCCAAACGCCAGGAGGAATGGAGAAAACAAATGCAACACACAATCGAGCTGCACAGTCTAAAGCCGACGGCTGAATCACTCGCGCGACCATCAACCCCGGACCTGGAAG ATTTTCTTGGCTTTGATGACGATGAAACCGatcaaccacaacaaaaaccgAACAATAAACGAACAAAAAGTGCTCCTGCATGTGCGGAATTATCACCCGCGCGGCAAAAGAAACCATCCACACCGGAGCCGGACTTTGAAGGCTTCGACGAGGAGGAAATCCTCTCCGCCCGCAAAGCGGCCGAAGAGTGGTTCAAAGGGATGCCGGAAAAGGCGAAACTTCTAACCAGCAGCCCGAACAGAAGGGCGGTTGGATCATCGCTACCGGCCACACCGACCCGCACACTGTCGTGCGATTCCGGCATTTCCGACACGGTCGAACGTACGAATGGGAAAGACTCCTGCACACCACCCGTTAGCCCCCGGCTCGAGCCCCTTCCGGAAGATGGAGGTGCAGCAGACAGTGATACTGAAGCGGTTCCCCGCCCCACCACCCCGGACAGTGTGACGAACGAGGAGGAACCGTTCGCACCCGGCCCCGCCGTGCAGCATGAGCCGCTGCAAGAGCACACGGACGAAGCAAACGCTCGCATCCAGCAAAGCATGCACGAGGCGAAGGAACGCTTCGACAAGGTTAGCGCATGGCACCGGAAGCTGAAACCGATTCTGATCGAGTCGGAGAAGCGCAATCACTTCGACATACACGCGTACGGCACGGACATTATTGACACGTTCGATCCGACCGCACCGCTCGGCGTGGAAGCGATCACGCTCGAGCGGGTACTGGAGCACAAGCCGCCCCACAGTACGGCCCGGTTCTTCCTCTCCATGCTAATGCTGGCCAACACCAACAACGTGCAGATATGTAACAAAAATCCGGACCCGCTGCGGCTGTCCGCGGCCAGCGAGATCGAGCTGCGGCTGCTGAGCCGCAAACGGCACCACAAAGAGCTGGAAGCGCTTGGTGAGCTGCTGCCGCCGGACGGTGATGGCCACGAGCTGGCGGCAAGCGATCGTAACCGGCAGAAGCGCAAAAATCGAAAGCGCAAGATCGTGTTCGAGGAGCAAACGGGCGAGCAGGAGGATTTGCCGCGTGCCGACACTGCCAGCCGGCTCGGTGCGCTGGACGCAAACCTGGACGACGGAAGCAGCTTCCTCGACAGTGTCCAGCAGCTGTACGCAGATATGAACGGGGAAGATTCTCAGCGAAAGCGTCTAGCGTTCCGGCGGGGCATGAGAAGCTGTGCCTACGGGCTGGACGACGGGTCCAACAATGCGGAAGCCTCCAAATCGTCCCCGTCGATACCGCCACCGGTGGTACCGTTGTGCAATAGCGAATCGGTAAGCAAATCTCCGCCCAATCCACACACTAACGCTCTACTGGCCGACCCCGGAGGCGGGTTGGAGCCAGCCGATGACCTGTTGACGGTGGATCTGCTTACTAACCATGCAACACTAGTACCTGCCCGCGATCCCGACACGctgtgtgcgaaaagtgtgtTCTCGCTTGCAGAATCGGGTTACGAGTCGATGCTCAGTGGCGGAGACGACGTCTAG
- the LOC1273142 gene encoding protein tipE — MRSMNDIRASSSTLSGAPSLTMSKPSLNNSKASLTHSRQSMNVSDGEERPPTREELIAEFLDKAKFYTSLCLGTTAILSVFAFLFLIPFVVDPAISTIVADYDPVPVTCVVTDHVYAEGMRNCTWSSCREGCTTAAIRCHQLLVNYTKIAFHEWHKHPRDLDSIEWDVMDTKFLVNTEGCGYPPRVNCSEFAKQYGYSHVGEPFPCYYSRAYPEIVVARYSWDDNLKHLILSLIIPNVLFAVSIGVLSYWYCPCCDKACHKSPRVYAEKYPTKENKLLCRSDDEEDELDY; from the exons ATGAGGTCCATGAACGATATTAGAGCGTCCTCGTCGACCCTGTCGGGGGCGCCTAGCTTAACCATGAGCAAACCGAGCTTGAACAACAGCAAGGCCAGCCTCACGCACAGCAGACAGAGTATGAACGTTTCAGACGGGGAAGAGCGGCCACCGACCAGGGAGGAGCTGATTGCCGAGTTCCTGGATAAGGCAAAGTTTTACACCTCGCTCTGTTTAG GCACAACGGCAATCCTGTCAGTGTTTGCGTTTCTCTTTCTGATACCGTTCGTGGTGGATCCCGCCATATCAACGATCGTGGCCGACTACGATCCCGTCCCGGTGACGTGCGTCGTGACGGACCATGTGTACGCGGAAGGCATGCGCAACTGTACGTGGAGCTCGTGTCGGGAAGGCTGCACGACTGCCGCCATCCGGTGCCATCAGCTGCTGGTGAACTACACCAAGATCGCGTTCCACGAATGGCACAAGCATCCGCGAGATCTCGACAGCATCGAGTGGGACGTAATGGATACGAAGTTTCTCGTCAACACCGAAGGGTGCGGGTATCCACCGCGGGTGAATTGTTCCGAATTCGCTAAACAGTACGG TTACTCCCACGTTGGGGAACCGTTCCCATGCTACTACAGTCGTGCCTACCCGGAGATAGTGGTTGCTCGCTACTCCTGGGATGACAATCTGAAGCACCTGATACTGTCGCTGATCATACCGAACGTACTGTTCGCCGTGTCGATCGGTGTGCTGAGCTACTGGTATTGTCCTTGCTGTGATAAAGCCTGCCACAAGTCGCCTCGAGTCTACGCGGAGAAGTATCCTACGAAAGAGAA CAAACTTCTATGCCGTAGTGACGATGAGGAAGACGAACTAGACTActga
- the LOC1273139 gene encoding TM2 domain-containing protein CG11103, whose amino-acid sequence MLILLLFSAVFFVETAQITKDKDAAALNQSASFNPLSPLVKCSFLPLEFLDCEEPINLKGNRTAREEGGMGCVKFGGVYYDEVEVTKVNCMVFENIECYGPREFKRDGFPCVKYTDHYFVTTLLYSILLGFLGMDRFCLGQTGTAVGKLLTLGGVGIWWIVDIVLLITNNLLPEDGSNWNTKV is encoded by the coding sequence ATGCttattttgctgctgttttctGCCGTTTTCTTCGTCGAGACAGCCCAAATTACCAAGGACAAGGATGCGGCCGCCCTGAACCAATCGGCCAGCTTCAACCCGCTCAGCCCGCTGGTAAAATGTAGCTTCCTGCCGCTGGAATTCCTGGACTGCGAGGAACCGATCAACCTGAAAGGGAACCGCACCGCGCGCGAAGAGGGCGGCATGGGGTGCGTAAAGTTTGGCGGCGTGTACTACGACGAGGTGGAGGTCACGAAGGTGAACTGCATGGTGTTCGAAAACATTGAATGCTATGGGCCGCGGGAGTTTAAGCGCGATGGCTTTCCGTGCGTGAAGTACACGGACCACTACTTCGTCACGACGCTGCTGTACAGCATTTTGCTCGGCTTTCTCGGCATGGATCGGTTCTGTCTCGGCCAGACGGGTACGGCCGTCGGGAAGCTGCTTACGCTCGGCGGCGTCGGCATCTGGTGGATCGTGGACATTGTGCTGCTGATCACGAACAACCTGCTGCCGGAGGATGGAAGCAACTGGAACACGAAGGTGTGA